The sequence TGGTTCGGCCTTACCGCTACCCACATGCTCAGAAAGATGAGATCGAGAGACAGTGCGCGGAAATGGCCAAACAGGGGATTATTCGACCCAGCACCTCGCCCTTTTCCTCCCCTGTATTATTAGTCAGCAAGGCAGATCACTCTTGGCGATTTTGCGTGGACTATCGGGCCCTGAATGCTAGAACAGTGAAAGATAAGTTTCCCATTCCGGTGATTGACGAGCTGCTGGAAGAACTTCATGGGGCACAATACTTCACCAAACTCGATCTTCGAGCAGGGTACCACCAAATCTTGATGGACCCAGCATGTATCCACATGACGGCTTTCAGAACCCATCACGGTCATTTCGAGTTTCTGGTCATGCCCTTCGGGCTTACCAATGCACCATCTACCTTCCAAGCCATCATGAACTCTATCTTCGGGGAGTATTTACGGCGTTTTGTTCTCGTCTTCTTTGACGACATTCTCGTTTACAGTAAATCATGGGATGATCACATGGAACACTTACGTAAAGTCTTCTCCACGATTAAGACCCAACAGTTTTTTCTGAAACGCTCCAAATGCTTGCTGGCTCAAACCGAGGTCGCCTATCTCGGCCATCTCGTGACACAATCAGGGGTCAAGGTCGATGACGGTAAAATTGCTGCTATATCTGCATGGCCAACACCAACCTCAGTCCGTGCTCTTCGAGGTTTCCTTGGCCTTGCGGGCTATTACCGCAAGTTTGTCCAAGATTATGGAATTATTGCGGCACCCTTGATGCGCCTCCTTCGCAAAAACTCTTTTGTGTGGTCGCAGGAGGCTACACGGGCATTTGAGGCCTTAAAGTCAGCTATGACAACCACTCCCGTACTAGCCTTACCTGATTTTTCAGAACCATTTGTCGTGGAATGTGATGCTTCGGAAATGGGATTAGGGGCTGTCCTTCTTCAGCATGGCAGACCGATCGCTTTCTATAGCCAGACTTTGGCGCTACAACATCGTAAATTACCAGCATATGAAAAGGAGTTAATTGGGTTGGCAAAAGCAATCCGTCACTGGCGTACTTACTTGTGGGGAGTCTCATTTCTGGTACGCACGGACCACTACAGCCTCAAATTTCTATTAGAGCAGCGCATCACAACTTCTCCTCAACAACGATGGATTAGCAAACTGTTGGGGTTTGACTTCCGAGTGGAATATCGCTCGGAAAAATCTAATGTGGTCGCTGACACACTCTCTCGCCGAGACGAGCCTGAAGTTAGCTCCCTCTGCGCCATATCAATCCCACGACTTCAATGGTTGGAAAAACTTCGGTCGGAACTACAGGCTCGCCCCGAATTACAGCCCCTTATCGAGAAGGTGCAAACGGGCGAAGCACTTGGGCCTTGGGACCATTCGGAGGGCCTCCTTTGGTATAAACAGAAGATTTTCGTGCCCTCGGATTCTGCACTCACTAGTACCATCACCACATTCTTTCATGACTCATGCCACGAGGGTTATCAGAAGACATTGCATCGCATCACCCGTGATTTTTATTGGCCACGCATGCGTgcccaaataaaaaaatttgttgctGAATGCACGGTGTGCCAACGCAATAAGACTGAAAACTTGAAACCAGCGGGTTTATTACAGCCACTTCCAGTACCTCACCATGTATGGACGgatatctctatggattttaTCGATGGGCTTCCCCAATCACAAGGCAAAAATGTTCTGTTGGTCGTGGTTGACAGATTTTCAAAATATGCGCATTTTGTGGCGCTTTCACACCCTTACTCAGCCGTGCAAGTTGCCCGGCTCTTCTTTGAAAATATCTTCAAGCTTCATGGGTTGCCCGAGTCTATCGTTTGTGATAGGGACGCCACATTCACTAGTGGCTTTTGGAAAGAATTGTTCCGCCTCAGTGGTACCCAACTTTGTTTTACTTCAGCTTACCATCCTCAGTCGGATGGCCAAACCGAGGCAGTCAACCGCATAGTGGAAATGTATCTTCGTTGTTTCTCGGGGGATTTCCCCAAGAAATGGGTCACCTGGCTTGCTTGGGCAGAATTCTGTTATAACACCAGCTTCCATTCTTCCTTACGCTCATCCCCATTTGAAGTTGTGTATGGCCGACCACCTCCACGTCTTTTAGCATTCTGCCCGGGGGTGGCTAAATTGGAGGCGGTTGACAAGGAGTTACAGTCACGGGATGAGATTCTGCAGCGCCTCCGGCAGCAACTCTTGCATGCCCAAAACATCATGAAAGCTCACTATGATGCCTCTCATAGAGACGTCCAATTCTCGGTGGGAGATATGGTTTTGTTGCGCTTACAACCATATCGCCAATCTAGCATAGTTGTTCGCATGAATAAGAAGCTTTCTCCACGCTACTATGGCCCTTTCGAAGTTATCTCCCGTATTGGTCAGGTTGCATACAAGCTCAAACTTCCAGACTCTTCTTTGATCCACCCTGTCTTCCATGTTTCATCTCTGAAACCGTTCAAGGGCTGAATTCCCCACAGCTCAGAACTGCCTCGGCTCGCACCAGAAGAGCCACCACCCCAGCCATTGGCCATTTTGGACTCTCGAATTCGGCACGGACGTCGCGAACTTTTAATCCATTGGGCCGGCCGCTCACCTAGCGAGGCTTCCTGGACAGACGCAGCCACCTTAGCTGCTGAATTTCCTTCTTTCGTGATCGAGGACGATCACGGATCTCTAGAGGGGTGTAATGTCACGACCCCTCCAGCCCACAAATCTCTAGAAGCTAGTCCAGGCCCATCAACAACTAAGGATATTGTTTATCGATCAAAGACACATGGAAAGTTCAAGGCTGCAAATTAGCAACTTTGGTAGTGATATGATTTCCATAATTTGTTATATTCTCGTTCATTCCAAAATAAGAGTAGATCTCATCAATTAGGAAGTTATATCTTTTGGTTTAGATAGGAATATTTATTTCTTGTTTCTCAAGACAATTTTTGTATTTATTATGAGATGTTCTGGAATAAAGAAAATCATCAGAGATTTTTATTCATATCAAAAGTGTGGAGATCGTGAGGTTCTCTCTTCAACGAGCCTCAACctacaattttcaaaatagcGAGACGAGGGCGAAAATCCCATAAACACGCTAACACCATAGCTAGTGGAAATTTTTCCGTGAATCGTCCCATAACTAGATCCGTTTCAAGTGCTCATAACACACTTTCTGTTGATAGTTTGGTGATTCTGAAATTTGCTTGGTCCAGTCCATGAGGAGTCCCTGTAAATTTAGATTGTCTTCTTTTTCACAGTTTGATGCATTGGTTTCTGCTCTACCATTATCAGAGGGAGGTGAAGAAGCTCAATTGAAAAGAATCGCTGAACTCCAGGTGTGAAGTTTTTTGTCTTTATCTCTAATAAAATGATGTAATGTGGATGAGTATGTGAGATTACATTTGCTGTCATTTAGCTCCTGCATTGTTTTGGAAACAGTGGGGCTGTGGAGTACTACGTGATGCCAGATGCATGCTGTTAATTGAATGAAGTTTAATTTATCTGGAGTTTTGTAGGATAAGGGCATTGCCTAATTACTACGATGCATAATTGTGTTGATTATATTCCTGAGTTCTGTTGTTCTACCGGCCTGTGATGAGTTGCCGCCCTTTGTTAATATTTGAGAATATACTCCTCAACCTGTATAATTGTGTGGGTTGAATACTCATTGGTACCATGGAATCTTTTCAGTTTGTATCCACTATGAAGTTTATCTAATTAAAAGAATTGCTGGCAGGCTGAAAATGATGCAATTGGCCAAGAACTTCAAAAGCAACTGGAAGCTGCAGGCAAGCTTTTCTACTCCTAATTATTGCACTAGATTTAACTTCAGTATTGTCTTTTGTATGGGGTTTCCAGTATCCCTGCTTTTAATGGGAAGAAGGAGACTCCAGTTTTTCATTTTATATTTTTCGAGAACATTGATAGGATTTTTTCCATATAATAGTATTATGGATCCAGTATTGATGGATATCATTCCATTTCAAACTGTGTCTTGTTACTAGTGAAATATCCAATTAACTTCATATTTGCTCAGTCCTGTATCGTGCAACTTTGTTTAGTACCTTTCTTCAACCTCAGTACTTCAACAATAGTTCTCAGTCTGCTTTAGTTTGCTTTGGAAATCCTGTTCATGTGCTTGTCCCATCCAACATCTGATGATGCCGTTGCTGTCCAGAAAAGGAACTAAAGCAGGTCCGGGAATTATTCAGTCAAGCTACAGATAACTGCTTGAACTTAAAGAAACCAGATTGATGCGATCACAACGGATGAGCAGACAACTAATACAGTTTATATTCATCGGGTACCTGAGAAACAGTGGCTTTGATAAATATATCAAGAACTCAATCGGGTACTTCCAATGGTTTTATGCTCCGAAACTAGGCTGTATATTATGTACTCCATGTAAAACACTTTCTCAACGATTTACTTGAATGCAACTTAATTTCAACTTCATTCCGATAAAGCATTTGTATTGTTTTAGAGATCGTTGCACCTAGCGTTTGGTTGTCGTTACATATACAAACGGATCATTATAATTGAAAAAACATGCAAAAAATTGTTTCTAGTATTCTTTTCCTCAGAAATTGCATTTAAGATTGGTGACTTGGTACTCCACGATGATTCCAAACTTTTCAAACCCAAACACGACCGTTTTTTACCCCTTCACTTTTCAACGTCCATCTATATTGGTCTGGTTCAGGGCTTTTACTCTATCCAATCGGATTCGGTCAATTTGATTGGGTCCGGGTTGTGGGTCAGATAAATTAAAAGCTCGATCACTCATTACTGCACGATTTTTCCTCCATGCAAATTTTTCCGGTTGACTATTTCTGATGACTGCATAATAAAATTGGCAACTCCCATTATGTCTCCCAAATTTGTCGCTCCCAAAGCATATTATCCATACAATCTATGCTAAGAAAGGAGATAAAGAGTTCATTTAGTTAAGCCTAAAATGGTCGATCTATCTTGCTAACACACCTTTTGGATCGTGAAATGAGACGATGACGAAAAAgataataaattgaaaaataaagataacataattattttaatttttttatttgctgATTCCTTCTAGAAAATATAAGCAACCTTAAAATTGCAGGTGttctttttgcttttttttttttccctcttaGGAGAACTACTCGTAACAAGTTCTCTTCAtgcaattcagatttaaaaattttggacatAAAAGTTTTGctcactatatatatatatataattagcaACCATAACACACGTTAGGAGAAAAAAAGTTATGTTTATCATTGTAGTGATCCACGCCGTGATCATCTACTAATCAGAAGTTTAAGCAtgtatttaacttaattaaacataatcagagAAATCACATCGGAAACTATAAAAGATAAACAACCCAAGATAATTTAAGCttaaatacaaccaaatcgaataaataccagataaaatcttaatctaaaaCTCTTCTGAAGACTCctgctaccaagccctggtcaccgacCAACTACAGTTCTCGCTCCTGGTCCACCTGCAAACCtgcccgtcgaatggggtgttcgAGATAAAAGcatggacgtgagcgctaacacccaatacgtaaagtattgaatatacagGTCTATATGAAGCATGCAATCATGAACTATGAATGCTCTGGTAAACTGggatcatatctggaaaatcatgctcagtacacagGCGCCTCCAATATGTGCACGTTGCTCCGAAGatccagtgggtgccacacatactgaacccgatcttggagtatcaccgtcctgggtaaaccgcacacgctgccccgtcagtccagtgggtgtcacacggtacccgatcgtataataacaacaaccctagggctgagcgaccctagaacaactggctatctcaaaaggataacaggctcaacatggtatgcaaatgacgcatacaaatcatgaacagtaaatcatacatatcatgacagataataatgcaacacataattatgcaacacataaacatgtatattcagctggctatctcagtctgtacttacgtaccttagttctaccaggcaagctagaccagctctatgtccaagcctacagttcacactacaatgaaaaatactcatgcattataaccttattctaaaagtcttaactactttatagcatactccctatttactataaggagctagagcttacatgcgtccgtcgtcagcccattgATGAACactgccccaaaacttgggcactgCTCCGCCGCAACCCTGAagcacctggccaacctccggaccaagcctaggaaggctggaatcaCCCCTAAACCCCTAAAACCAAGCTGGAACCAAGAGAGAGTGTGTGAAATTATGTGAGAAATGAGGCCCTcagatggcctatttataggcggagttcggacggtccgaactgccacttgtccgagccattttcggatggcccgaactggtccgcacgctccgaactgttttggtccttccgaactcATTTTGGATCCCCCGGGACCTATCCTACCATTTTTTGACGTTTCGGATCtaattttccacttattttcaccaaataatgactccttaaacatgttttgacacttttaaattatatgttattttttaacatgtttaaaatcaattAATCTTGTATAATGGGACCAGACTACTACAATCATGCTTAAGGGAGTGTTTTGTGGAGCTTTTGcttatttaaaattgatttttagagattattttgaagttggaGAAAAGTTAAAGCACAAAGTGTTTGAAAATAGAAGTTTAAAGTTAATACAAGCTAAAGTTTGAGTGTTTTGAAAATAATTGCTTCCAAACTTAATTTTTAGTTAAATTATAATCA comes from Henckelia pumila isolate YLH828 chromosome 4, ASM3356847v2, whole genome shotgun sequence and encodes:
- the LOC140863620 gene encoding mediator of RNA polymerase II transcription subunit 21 isoform X1 translates to MDIISQLQEQVNTIASLAFNTFGALQRDAVPVQLSPNYPEPPAISNVVDDTANLAVQPKLLSSALVKAAKQFDALVSALPLSEGGEEAQLKRIAELQAENDAIGQELQKQLEAAVLYRATLFSTFLQPQYFNNSSQSALVCFGNPVHVLVPSNI